One genomic window of Desulfuromonas sp. AOP6 includes the following:
- a CDS encoding protein-glutamate O-methyltransferase CheR translates to MQKAPQPTDMGNIEASGAMMPISDAEFNALRTLIYNRFGINLTDQKKSLLVGRLQKLLRQQGFTNFQSYYDFLVKEPGEKGLSDLINLVSTNYTYFNREKDHFDYFLQTALPTVISRLKQENRRDLRVWCAGCSTGEEAYTLLMLMHECLGQEYKHWDAGILATDISERVLETAATGVYPEDRIASLPEAWRRKYFRKVSGNQWGVVDALKKEATFRRFNLMNTQFPFKKSFHIIFCRNVMIYFDQPTRDALVKRFHQSTEPGGYLFIGHSETLGRNQSLYRYLMPAAYQKGTL, encoded by the coding sequence ATGCAGAAAGCCCCTCAACCTACCGACATGGGTAACATTGAAGCCAGCGGTGCCATGATGCCGATCTCGGATGCGGAGTTCAATGCGCTGCGCACCCTGATCTACAATCGCTTCGGCATCAATCTTACCGACCAGAAGAAATCGCTGCTGGTGGGCCGGCTGCAGAAGTTGTTGCGCCAACAGGGATTTACCAACTTCCAGAGCTATTACGATTTCCTCGTCAAGGAACCGGGCGAAAAGGGTCTGAGCGATCTGATCAACCTGGTATCGACCAACTACACCTACTTCAATCGGGAAAAGGATCACTTCGACTATTTCCTGCAGACAGCGCTGCCGACCGTGATTTCTCGGCTTAAACAGGAAAACCGGCGGGACCTGCGCGTCTGGTGCGCCGGTTGCTCCACCGGAGAGGAAGCCTATACCCTGCTGATGCTCATGCACGAATGTCTGGGACAGGAGTATAAACACTGGGACGCCGGCATCCTGGCCACGGACATCTCCGAACGTGTGCTGGAAACAGCCGCCACCGGCGTCTATCCGGAAGACCGTATCGCCTCTCTGCCGGAAGCCTGGCGCCGCAAGTATTTCCGCAAAGTCTCGGGAAATCAGTGGGGGGTGGTGGATGCACTGAAGAAAGAGGCGACCTTTCGTCGCTTCAACCTGATGAACACCCAGTTTCCCTTCAAAAAATCATTTCACATCATCTTTTGCCGCAATGTCATGATTTACTTTGACCAGCCGACCCGCGACGCTCTGGTGAAACGCTTCCACCAATCCACCGAGCCGGGGGGCTATCTCTTCATCGGGCACTCCGAAACCCTGGGACGCAACCAGTCCCTCTATCGCTACCTGATGCCCGCCGCCTACCAGAAGGGAACTCTCTGA
- a CDS encoding chemotaxis protein CheA, producing the protein MSSEISADQIEIIQEFVQESRDMIEQLEPTIIELGNSGGDEKTINAVFRLFHSMKGSAGFLEFNHITRVAHAAENLLDLVRSGTIELQTAHVSLLCETCDFAKEALEHVENSYEDEAMAEAAEVMGSRLEEAITLAKGGGRDVSAEQAPSEAGQPAENAEFDLQMVLTAEMIERFVQEADELLQNAEQGLLAWEENPEDRDVLADLFRHVHSFKGNCGFFGYGDMEKLSHQMETVLDEAKSGSNLSEGGTAAVLLELVDVLRDAIANVAQEGSGRIDGLEEHLDRLKKLLSPRLGEMLIERGLVDSETVEAAVNSQRKPLGEILVDMGKVRPEQVAAIVEEQQKKKTPQATEEGREKKGAVKRQDIRVDLEKLDNLINLIGEMVIAENMLIHNPDLQGLELENFNKAAQQMSKLVRELQEMAMVIRMIPVSGLFRRMIRLVHDLSVKSGKKVELKLFGEETEVDKTVIETITDPLVHLLRNSLDHGLEPPEERRAAGKVEKGTVKLSARHEEGEVWITIEDDGRGLNREKILAKAIKNGLIEGDGSDLSDKVVYNMIFQPGFSTAEKITDISGRGVGMDVVKQNLEKIKGKVEVYSKPGVGTRMTLRIPLTLAIIDGMLVRVGETRCIVPILSIKEAFRPHSSAITITPDGEELARVRENFFPVIRLHEVLGKKPDHFELDQGILIVLEYQDNRICVFVDEILGQQQTVIKGLSDYIGHVRGFSGCTILGNGEVSLIMDVGTLMEISEEKKSDHS; encoded by the coding sequence ATGAGTTCCGAAATTTCAGCCGACCAGATCGAGATTATCCAGGAGTTTGTCCAGGAAAGCCGGGACATGATTGAGCAGCTCGAACCGACCATTATCGAACTGGGCAACAGCGGCGGCGATGAAAAGACCATCAACGCCGTCTTCCGGCTCTTTCATTCGATGAAGGGAAGCGCCGGCTTCCTGGAGTTCAATCACATCACCCGCGTGGCCCACGCCGCCGAGAATCTTCTTGATCTGGTCCGCTCCGGCACCATCGAGCTGCAGACCGCCCACGTGAGCCTGCTGTGCGAAACCTGCGACTTCGCCAAAGAGGCCCTGGAGCACGTGGAAAACTCCTACGAGGACGAAGCCATGGCTGAGGCCGCCGAGGTCATGGGTTCGCGATTGGAAGAGGCCATCACCCTGGCCAAAGGAGGCGGCAGAGACGTCTCCGCCGAGCAGGCGCCGTCCGAGGCCGGGCAGCCCGCCGAAAACGCCGAGTTCGACCTGCAGATGGTGCTGACGGCTGAAATGATCGAGCGTTTTGTCCAGGAAGCCGACGAGCTGCTGCAGAATGCTGAACAGGGTTTGCTGGCCTGGGAGGAAAACCCCGAAGACAGGGACGTTCTCGCCGATCTCTTCCGCCACGTACACAGTTTCAAAGGCAACTGCGGTTTCTTTGGTTACGGCGACATGGAAAAACTCAGTCACCAGATGGAAACGGTCCTCGACGAGGCCAAATCAGGCAGCAATCTCAGTGAAGGGGGGACTGCCGCCGTACTCCTTGAACTCGTCGATGTGCTGCGGGACGCCATCGCCAACGTCGCCCAGGAAGGGAGCGGTCGCATCGACGGCCTTGAGGAGCACCTGGATCGCCTGAAAAAACTCCTCAGTCCACGCCTGGGCGAGATGCTCATCGAACGGGGACTGGTCGACAGCGAGACGGTGGAGGCTGCCGTCAACAGCCAGAGAAAGCCTCTCGGCGAAATTCTGGTGGACATGGGCAAGGTCCGGCCCGAGCAGGTGGCGGCCATCGTGGAGGAACAGCAGAAAAAGAAGACACCCCAGGCGACCGAGGAGGGTCGGGAGAAAAAAGGAGCCGTAAAGAGGCAGGACATCCGTGTCGATCTGGAAAAACTGGACAACCTCATCAATCTCATCGGCGAGATGGTCATCGCCGAGAACATGCTGATTCACAACCCGGACCTGCAGGGCCTGGAGCTGGAGAACTTCAACAAGGCGGCCCAGCAGATGAGCAAGCTCGTGCGGGAGCTGCAGGAGATGGCTATGGTCATCCGCATGATCCCCGTCTCCGGTCTTTTCCGCCGCATGATCCGCCTGGTCCATGACCTCTCGGTCAAATCGGGCAAAAAGGTGGAACTGAAGCTCTTCGGCGAAGAAACCGAGGTGGACAAAACGGTTATCGAGACCATCACCGACCCCCTCGTTCACCTGCTGCGCAACTCCCTCGACCACGGCCTTGAGCCTCCCGAGGAGCGCCGGGCGGCGGGCAAGGTCGAAAAAGGGACGGTTAAGCTGTCGGCCCGTCATGAGGAGGGCGAGGTCTGGATCACCATCGAAGACGACGGCCGTGGTCTCAACCGCGAAAAAATCCTGGCCAAGGCCATCAAAAATGGCCTGATTGAGGGAGACGGTTCGGACCTGAGCGACAAAGTCGTGTACAATATGATTTTTCAGCCGGGCTTCTCCACGGCGGAAAAGATCACCGACATCTCCGGCCGCGGCGTCGGCATGGATGTGGTGAAGCAGAACCTGGAAAAGATCAAGGGCAAGGTCGAGGTCTACAGCAAGCCTGGCGTTGGCACGCGCATGACCCTGCGCATCCCCCTGACCCTGGCGATTATCGACGGCATGCTGGTGCGGGTGGGCGAGACGAGATGCATTGTCCCCATCCTTTCCATCAAGGAAGCCTTCCGCCCGCACAGTTCAGCCATCACCATCACCCCCGACGGCGAGGAACTCGCCCGTGTGCGCGAAAATTTCTTCCCTGTTATCCGTCTTCATGAGGTACTGGGCAAGAAACCGGATCACTTTGAGCTTGACCAGGGCATCCTTATCGTCCTCGAATACCAGGACAACCGCATCTGCGTTTTCGTTGACGAAATTCTGGGCCAGCAGCAGACGGTCATCAAGGGCCTGTCGGACTACATTGGCCATGTCAGAGGTTTTTCCGGCTGCACCATCCTCGGCAACGGTGAAGTGAGCCTGATCATGGATGTCGGCACTCTGATGGAGATCAGCGAAGAAAAGAAGAGCGACCACAGCTGA